The Kitasatospora setae KM-6054 genome contains a region encoding:
- the rapZ gene encoding RNase adapter RapZ — MTVSNAGETTPELVIISGMSGAGRSTAAKCLEDLGWFVVDNLPPALIPTMVDLGARSQGAVPRIGVVVDVRGRTFFDDLLTSLEELEKRGVRLRVLFLDSSDDALVRRFESVRRPHPLQGDGRIVDGIAQERELLRELRGEADLVVDTSNLNVHQLRAKMDAQFAGQDEPELRATVMSFGFKYGLPVDADLVVDCRFLPNPHWVPELRARTGTDPDVAEYVFQQPGAQQFVDGYTDLLRIVTEGYRREGKRYMTLAVGCTGGKHRSVAMSEQLTKRLIADGVETVLVHRDMGRE, encoded by the coding sequence GTGACAGTGTCCAACGCGGGGGAGACCACCCCCGAGCTGGTGATCATCTCGGGCATGTCGGGGGCGGGCCGTTCCACCGCCGCCAAGTGCCTGGAGGACCTCGGCTGGTTCGTGGTCGACAACCTGCCGCCCGCCCTGATCCCCACCATGGTCGACCTCGGGGCCCGCTCGCAGGGCGCGGTGCCGCGGATCGGCGTCGTGGTCGACGTCCGCGGCCGCACCTTCTTCGACGACCTGCTGACCTCGCTGGAGGAGCTGGAGAAGCGCGGCGTCCGGCTCCGGGTGCTCTTCCTCGACTCCTCCGACGACGCCCTGGTCCGCCGCTTCGAGTCGGTCCGCCGCCCGCACCCGCTGCAGGGCGACGGCCGGATCGTCGACGGCATCGCCCAGGAGCGCGAGCTGCTGCGCGAACTGCGCGGCGAGGCCGACCTGGTGGTCGACACCTCCAACCTCAACGTGCACCAGCTGCGCGCCAAGATGGACGCCCAGTTCGCCGGCCAGGACGAGCCCGAACTGCGCGCCACCGTGATGTCCTTCGGCTTCAAGTACGGCCTGCCGGTCGACGCCGACCTGGTCGTCGACTGCCGCTTCCTGCCCAACCCGCACTGGGTCCCCGAGCTGCGCGCCCGTACCGGAACCGACCCGGACGTGGCAGAGTACGTCTTCCAGCAGCCCGGGGCGCAGCAGTTCGTGGACGGCTACACCGACCTGCTGCGGATCGTCACCGAGGGCTACCGCCGCGAGGGGAAGCGCTACATGACGCTTGCCGTAGGCTGCACCGGAGGCAAGCACCGCAGCGTCGCGATGTCCGAGCAGCTGACGAAGCGTCTGATCGCGGACGGGGTCGAGACGGTGCTGGTCCACCGGGACATGGGCCGGGAGTAG
- the uvrA gene encoding excinuclease ABC subunit UvrA, which produces MADRLVVRGAREHNLKNVSLDLPRDSLIVFTGLSGSGKSSLAFDTIFAEGQRRYVESLSSYARQFLGQMDKPDVDFIEGLSPAVSIDQKSTSRNPRSTVGTITEVYDYLRLLFARIGKPHCPHCGRPIARQSPQAIVDKVLELPEGTRFQVLSPVVRERKGEFVDLFADLQSKGYARARVDGQTVQLTEPPTLKKQEKHTIEVVIDRLTVKSGAKRRLTDSVETALKLAGGMVVLDFVDLPEDDPERERMFSEHLYCPYDDVSFEELEPRSFSFNSPFGACPDCSGLGNRMEVDPELIVPDEEKSLDEGAIHPWSQGATKEYFQRLVDALAGELGFRTDIPWAGLPVRARKALLYGHKTQVEVRYRNRYGRERSYTTAFEGAVPFVTRRHSESESDAGRERFEGYMREVPCPTCKGTRLKPVVLAVTVMDRSIAEVSAMSISDCADFLGALRLDRRDKQIAERVLKEVLERLRFLVDVGLDYLSLNRAAGTLSGGEAQRIRLATQIGSGLVGVLYVLDEPSIGLHQRDNHRLIETLVRLRDIGNTLIVVEHDEDTIKTADWIVDIGPGAGEHGGKVVHSGSLKELLANEESLTGQYLSGKRGIPIPAARRPRDKKRQIVVHGAREHNLKDVTVAFPLGTFTAVTGVSGSGKSTLVNDILYTHLARELNGARGVPGRHTRITGTDLVDKVVHVDQSPIGRTPRSNPATYTGVFDHVRKLFAETQEAKVRGYLPGRFSFNVKGGRCENCSGDGTIKIEMNFLPDVYVPCEVCHGDRYNRETLEVHYKGKSIAEVLNMPIEEALDFFEAVPAIARHLKTLKEVGLGYVRLGQPATTLSGGEAQRVKLSAELQKRSTGRTVYVLDEPTTGLHFEDISKLIKVLEGLVEKGNTVIVIEHNLDVIKTADWLVDMGPEGGSGGGGVVIEGTPEEVAASTASHTGKFLRDILPGVSDAAPAKRGRKK; this is translated from the coding sequence GTGGCAGACCGCCTCGTCGTCCGCGGTGCACGCGAGCACAACCTCAAGAACGTCTCGCTCGACCTGCCCCGGGACTCCCTCATCGTCTTCACGGGCCTCTCCGGGTCCGGCAAGTCCTCCCTCGCCTTCGACACGATCTTCGCCGAGGGCCAGCGGCGCTACGTCGAGTCGCTGTCCTCGTACGCCCGGCAGTTCCTCGGGCAGATGGACAAGCCGGACGTCGACTTCATCGAGGGCCTCTCCCCGGCCGTCTCGATCGACCAGAAGTCGACCAGCCGCAACCCCCGCTCCACCGTCGGCACCATCACCGAGGTGTACGACTACCTGCGCCTGCTGTTCGCCCGGATCGGCAAGCCGCACTGCCCGCACTGCGGGCGCCCGATCGCCCGGCAGTCGCCGCAGGCGATCGTCGACAAGGTGCTGGAGCTGCCCGAGGGCACCCGGTTCCAGGTGCTCAGCCCGGTCGTCCGGGAGCGCAAGGGCGAGTTCGTCGACCTCTTCGCCGACCTGCAGTCCAAGGGCTACGCCCGGGCCCGGGTGGACGGGCAGACCGTCCAGCTGACCGAGCCGCCGACGCTGAAGAAGCAGGAGAAGCACACCATCGAGGTGGTCATCGACCGCCTCACCGTGAAGTCCGGCGCCAAGCGCCGGCTCACCGACTCGGTGGAGACCGCGCTCAAACTGGCCGGCGGCATGGTGGTGCTCGACTTCGTCGACCTCCCGGAGGACGACCCCGAGCGCGAGAGGATGTTCTCCGAGCACCTCTACTGCCCGTACGACGACGTCTCCTTCGAGGAGCTGGAGCCGCGCTCCTTCTCCTTCAACTCCCCGTTCGGCGCCTGCCCGGACTGCTCGGGCCTGGGCAACCGGATGGAGGTCGACCCGGAGCTGATCGTCCCCGACGAGGAGAAGTCGCTCGACGAGGGCGCCATCCACCCGTGGTCGCAGGGCGCCACCAAGGAGTACTTCCAGCGGCTGGTCGACGCGCTGGCCGGCGAGCTGGGCTTCCGCACCGACATCCCGTGGGCCGGGCTGCCGGTGCGGGCCAGGAAGGCGCTGCTGTACGGCCACAAGACCCAGGTCGAGGTCCGCTACCGCAACCGGTACGGCCGCGAGCGCTCCTACACCACCGCCTTCGAGGGCGCCGTCCCGTTCGTGACCCGGCGGCACTCCGAGTCGGAGAGCGACGCCGGCCGGGAGCGCTTCGAGGGCTACATGCGCGAGGTGCCCTGCCCGACCTGCAAGGGCACCCGGCTCAAGCCGGTGGTGCTGGCCGTCACGGTGATGGACCGCTCGATCGCCGAGGTCTCGGCGATGTCGATCAGCGACTGCGCGGACTTCCTGGGCGCGCTGCGCCTCGACCGCCGGGACAAGCAGATCGCCGAGCGGGTGCTCAAGGAGGTGCTGGAGCGGCTGCGCTTCCTGGTCGACGTCGGCCTCGACTACCTGTCGCTGAACCGCGCCGCCGGCACCCTCTCCGGCGGCGAGGCCCAGCGGATCCGGCTGGCCACCCAGATCGGCTCCGGCCTGGTCGGCGTGCTGTACGTGCTGGACGAGCCCTCCATCGGCCTGCACCAGCGCGACAACCACCGGCTGATCGAGACCCTGGTCCGGCTGCGGGACATCGGCAACACCCTGATCGTCGTCGAGCACGACGAGGACACCATCAAGACCGCCGACTGGATCGTCGACATCGGCCCCGGCGCCGGCGAGCACGGCGGCAAGGTGGTGCACTCCGGTTCGCTGAAGGAGCTGCTGGCCAACGAGGAGTCGCTGACCGGCCAGTACCTCTCCGGCAAGCGCGGCATCCCGATCCCGGCGGCCCGCCGCCCGCGCGACAAGAAGCGCCAGATCGTGGTGCACGGCGCCCGCGAGCACAACCTCAAGGACGTCACGGTCGCCTTCCCGCTCGGCACCTTCACCGCCGTCACCGGCGTCTCGGGCTCCGGCAAGTCCACGCTGGTCAACGACATCCTGTACACCCACCTGGCCCGTGAGCTGAACGGCGCCCGCGGCGTCCCCGGCCGGCACACCCGGATCACCGGCACCGACCTGGTCGACAAGGTGGTGCACGTCGACCAGTCGCCGATCGGCCGCACCCCGCGCTCCAACCCGGCCACCTACACCGGCGTCTTCGACCACGTGCGCAAGCTGTTCGCGGAGACCCAGGAGGCCAAGGTCCGCGGCTACCTGCCCGGCCGGTTCTCGTTCAACGTCAAGGGCGGCCGCTGCGAGAACTGCTCCGGCGACGGCACCATCAAGATCGAGATGAACTTCCTGCCGGACGTCTACGTCCCCTGCGAGGTCTGCCACGGCGACCGCTACAACCGGGAGACGCTGGAGGTCCACTACAAGGGCAAGTCCATCGCCGAGGTGCTGAACATGCCGATCGAGGAGGCGCTCGACTTCTTCGAGGCCGTCCCCGCGATCGCCCGCCACCTGAAGACGCTCAAGGAGGTCGGCCTCGGCTACGTCCGGCTCGGCCAGCCCGCCACCACCCTCTCCGGCGGCGAGGCCCAGCGCGTCAAGCTCTCCGCCGAGCTGCAGAAGCGCTCCACCGGGCGGACGGTCTACGTCCTCGACGAGCCCACCACCGGCCTGCACTTCGAGGACATCAGCAAGCTGATCAAGGTGCTGGAGGGCCTGGTCGAGAAGGGCAACACCGTCATCGTCATCGAGCACAACCTCGACGTCATCAAGACCGCCGACTGGCTGGTCGACATGGGTCCCGAGGGCGGCTCCGGCGGCGGCGGCGTGGTCATCGAGGGCACCCCGGAGGAGGTCGCCGCCTCCACCGCCAGCCACACCGGCAAGTTCCTGCGCGACATCCTGCCCGGCGTCTCGGACGCGGCCCCGGCCAAGCGCGGCCGGAAGAAGTAA
- a CDS encoding Rieske (2Fe-2S) protein — MTEPTASRRTVLCCAAVALAGAAAAGCSSSGGGKEEPKSAAPVDLGPAADVPVGGGKVYKEQAVVVTQPAAGEYKAFSAKCTHAGCLVNGVVKDQIQCLCHGSRFGVSDGAVQDGPAPAPLPAYQVAVQNGNLLVTKG; from the coding sequence ATGACCGAGCCCACCGCCTCCCGCCGTACCGTCCTGTGCTGCGCGGCCGTCGCGCTCGCGGGGGCCGCGGCGGCCGGCTGTTCCTCCTCCGGCGGCGGCAAGGAGGAGCCGAAGTCTGCCGCCCCGGTGGACCTCGGCCCGGCCGCGGACGTGCCGGTCGGCGGCGGTAAGGTGTACAAGGAGCAAGCGGTCGTGGTGACCCAGCCGGCCGCGGGCGAGTACAAGGCGTTCAGCGCGAAGTGCACCCACGCCGGGTGCCTGGTCAACGGCGTGGTCAAGGACCAGATCCAGTGCCTGTGCCACGGCAGCCGGTTCGGCGTCTCCGACGGCGCCGTCCAGGACGGTCCGGCGCCCGCGCCGCTGCCCGCCTACCAGGTCGCCGTGCAGAACGGGAACCTGCTGGTGACCAAGGGCTGA
- the whiA gene encoding DNA-binding protein WhiA — protein MAMTAAVKDEISRLPVTRACCRKAEVSAILRFAGGLHIVSGRIVIEAELDTGIAARRLRKDLLEIFGHSSDLVVMAPGGLRRGSRYVVRVVKDGELLARQTGLVDGRGRPIRGLPPAVVSGATCDAEAAWRGAFLAHGSLTEPGRSSSLEITCPGSEAALALVGAARRLGIPAKAREVRGVDRVVIRDGDAIGALLTRLGAHESVLAWEERRMRREVRATANRLANFDDANLRRSARAAVAAGARVQRALEILGEEVPEHLAAAGALRMQHKQASLEELGALADPPLTKDAVAGRIRRLLAMADKRAAELGLPNTEANLTEEMALN, from the coding sequence ATGGCGATGACGGCAGCGGTGAAAGACGAGATCTCCCGGCTTCCCGTCACCCGTGCCTGCTGCCGCAAGGCGGAGGTCTCGGCGATCCTGCGCTTCGCGGGCGGACTGCACATTGTGAGCGGGCGCATCGTGATCGAGGCTGAGCTGGACACCGGCATTGCGGCCCGGCGGCTGCGCAAGGACCTCCTGGAGATCTTCGGACACTCCTCGGATCTGGTGGTGATGGCCCCCGGCGGGCTGCGACGCGGCAGCCGGTACGTGGTGCGGGTGGTGAAGGACGGCGAGCTGCTGGCCCGGCAGACCGGGCTGGTGGACGGACGAGGGCGCCCGATCCGGGGCCTGCCCCCGGCGGTGGTCTCCGGGGCGACCTGCGACGCGGAGGCCGCCTGGCGCGGGGCCTTCCTCGCGCACGGCTCGCTCACCGAGCCCGGGCGCTCCTCCTCCCTGGAGATCACCTGCCCGGGTTCGGAGGCGGCGCTCGCCCTGGTCGGCGCGGCCCGCCGGCTCGGCATCCCGGCGAAGGCCCGCGAGGTCCGCGGCGTCGACCGGGTGGTGATCCGCGACGGCGACGCGATCGGCGCGCTGCTCACCCGCCTCGGCGCGCACGAGTCCGTGCTGGCCTGGGAGGAGCGCCGGATGCGCCGCGAGGTGCGGGCCACCGCCAACCGGCTGGCCAACTTCGACGACGCCAACCTGCGCCGCTCGGCCCGCGCCGCGGTCGCCGCCGGCGCCCGGGTGCAGCGCGCCCTGGAGATCCTCGGCGAGGAGGTGCCCGAGCACCTGGCCGCGGCCGGCGCGCTGCGCATGCAGCACAAGCAGGCCTCGCTGGAGGAGCTCGGCGCGCTCGCCGACCCGCCGCTCACCAAGGACGCGGTCGCCGGCCGGATCCGCCGGCTGCTCGCGATGGCCGACAAGCGGGCGGCCGAACTCGGACTGCCCAACACCGAGGCCAACCTCACCGAGGAGATGGCCCTGAACTGA
- the uvrC gene encoding excinuclease ABC subunit UvrC codes for MADPSTYRPAPGAIPTSPGVYKFRDAHGRVIYVGKAKSLRQRLSSYFQDVANLHPRTATMVTTAASVEWTVVSTEVEALQLEYSWIKEFDPRFNVKYRDDKSYPELAVTLDEEYPRVQVTRGAHKKGVRYFGPYGHAWAIRETVDLLLRVFPVRTCSNGVFKRARQVGRPCLLGYIGKCAAPCVGRVSAAEHRELAEEFCDFMAGRTGGHLRRLEQQMREAAAEMEYEKAARLRDDLGALQRAMEKNAVVLGDGTDADLLALAEDELEAAVQIFHVRGGRVRGQRGWVTDKVEDVDTAGLVEHALQQLYGENSEQVPREVLVPALPDEAVHVWLSGLRGAQVDLRIPQRGDKKDLMETVQRNAQQALALHKTRRASDLTTRSRALQEIADALELDSVPLRIECFDISHLQGEDVVASMVVFEDGLARKSEYRRFQIKGFEGQDDVRSMHEVITRRFRRYLQERERTGEWAVPEQAPEGAPEGAPEGDGSPLDENGRPRRFAYPPQLLVVDGGQPQVAAAVRALAELGIDDVAVCGLAKRLEEVWLPGQDDPVVLPRSSEGLYLLQRVRDEAHRFAITYQRAKRAKRLTAGELDSVPGLGETRRRALLKHFGSLKKLRAATVDELCEVPGIGRRTAETVAAALASRTPSAFAVNTATGEIIDDSTATAGPRSGEET; via the coding sequence ATGGCAGACCCGTCCACCTACCGACCGGCACCGGGGGCGATCCCGACCTCCCCCGGGGTGTACAAGTTCCGTGACGCGCACGGCCGGGTCATCTACGTGGGCAAGGCCAAGAGCCTGCGCCAACGCCTCTCCTCGTACTTCCAGGACGTCGCCAACCTGCACCCGCGCACCGCGACGATGGTGACCACCGCCGCCTCGGTGGAGTGGACGGTGGTCTCCACCGAGGTCGAGGCGCTGCAGCTGGAGTACTCCTGGATCAAGGAGTTCGACCCCCGCTTCAACGTCAAGTACCGGGACGACAAGAGCTACCCGGAGCTCGCCGTCACCCTGGACGAGGAGTACCCCCGGGTCCAGGTGACCCGCGGCGCGCACAAGAAGGGCGTGCGCTACTTCGGCCCCTACGGCCACGCCTGGGCGATCCGCGAGACGGTCGACCTGCTGCTGCGGGTCTTCCCCGTCCGGACGTGCTCCAACGGCGTGTTCAAGCGGGCCCGGCAGGTCGGCCGGCCCTGCCTGCTCGGCTACATCGGCAAGTGCGCGGCCCCCTGCGTGGGCAGGGTCAGCGCCGCCGAGCACCGCGAACTCGCCGAGGAGTTCTGCGACTTCATGGCCGGCCGGACCGGCGGCCACCTGCGCCGGCTGGAACAGCAGATGCGCGAGGCCGCCGCCGAGATGGAGTACGAGAAGGCCGCCCGGCTGCGCGACGACCTCGGCGCCCTCCAGCGCGCCATGGAGAAGAACGCGGTCGTCCTCGGCGACGGCACCGACGCCGACCTGCTCGCCCTCGCCGAGGACGAGCTGGAGGCCGCCGTGCAGATCTTCCACGTCCGCGGCGGCCGGGTCCGCGGCCAGCGCGGCTGGGTCACCGACAAGGTCGAGGACGTCGACACCGCCGGCCTGGTCGAGCACGCCCTGCAGCAGCTCTACGGCGAGAACAGCGAGCAGGTCCCGCGCGAGGTGCTCGTCCCCGCGCTGCCCGACGAGGCCGTCCACGTCTGGCTGTCCGGCCTGCGCGGCGCCCAGGTCGACCTGCGGATCCCGCAGCGCGGCGACAAGAAGGACCTGATGGAGACGGTCCAGCGCAACGCCCAGCAGGCGCTGGCGCTGCACAAGACCAGGCGCGCCTCCGACCTGACCACCCGGAGCCGCGCCCTCCAGGAGATCGCCGACGCGCTGGAGCTGGACTCCGTCCCGCTGCGCATCGAGTGCTTCGACATCTCGCACCTCCAGGGCGAGGACGTGGTCGCCTCCATGGTGGTCTTCGAGGACGGCCTGGCCCGCAAGAGCGAGTACCGCCGGTTCCAGATCAAGGGCTTCGAGGGCCAGGACGACGTCCGCTCGATGCACGAGGTGATCACCCGCCGCTTCCGCCGCTACCTCCAGGAGCGCGAGCGCACCGGCGAGTGGGCGGTCCCCGAGCAGGCCCCCGAGGGCGCTCCCGAGGGCGCTCCGGAGGGCGACGGCTCGCCGCTCGACGAGAACGGCCGCCCGCGGCGCTTCGCCTACCCGCCGCAGCTGCTGGTGGTCGACGGCGGGCAGCCGCAGGTCGCCGCCGCCGTCCGGGCGCTGGCGGAGCTCGGCATCGACGACGTCGCGGTCTGCGGCCTGGCCAAGCGGCTGGAGGAGGTCTGGCTGCCCGGCCAGGACGACCCGGTGGTGCTGCCGCGCTCCAGCGAGGGCCTCTACCTGCTCCAGCGGGTCCGCGACGAGGCGCACCGCTTCGCGATCACCTACCAGCGCGCCAAGCGGGCCAAACGGCTCACGGCGGGGGAACTGGACTCCGTCCCCGGGCTCGGCGAGACTCGCCGCCGGGCGCTGCTCAAGCACTTCGGATCGTTGAAGAAGCTCCGGGCGGCGACCGTCGACGAACTCTGCGAGGTCCCCGGGATCGGGCGCCGGACGGCCGAGACTGTTGCGGCAGCCTTGGCCTCCCGTACACCTTCCGCATTCGCGGTCAACACCGCGACCGGCGAGATCATCGATGACAGCACGGCCACAGCAGGACCGAGAAGCGGGGAAGAGACGTGA
- a CDS encoding gluconeogenesis factor YvcK family protein, whose protein sequence is MTGYVPVRQQLRTRPAERSGGPRPGVPKIAALGGGQGLSASLSALRRLTTELTAVVTVADDGGSSGRLRAELGVLPPGDLRKALAALCGDDDWGRTWSEVIQQRFAGTGELGGHAVGNLLIVALWEKLGDPVEALNWVGRLLNVQGRVLPMSAVPLDIEAQVRGHDPLRPGETTAVRGQAAVAVTPGTVQSIRLLPDEPPAVPEAVQAVLEADWVVLGPGSWFTSVLPHLLVPELAKALTETRARRLLTLNLAPQPGETEGFTPQRHLEVIADHAPGLAVDAILVDERAVSGGAFGIADLAGLEQAAARMGAALVLDSVARDDGTPRHDAELLAAAYDRIFRTHGRIGPWR, encoded by the coding sequence GTGACGGGATACGTGCCAGTACGGCAGCAGCTCCGGACCAGACCCGCCGAGCGGTCCGGCGGACCGCGCCCCGGCGTACCGAAGATCGCCGCGCTCGGCGGCGGCCAGGGCCTGTCCGCCTCGCTGTCGGCGCTGCGCCGGCTCACCACCGAGCTGACCGCCGTGGTCACCGTCGCCGACGACGGCGGCTCCAGCGGTCGGCTGCGGGCCGAGCTCGGCGTGCTGCCGCCCGGCGACCTGCGCAAGGCGCTGGCCGCGCTGTGCGGCGACGACGACTGGGGCCGGACCTGGTCCGAGGTGATCCAGCAGCGCTTCGCCGGCACCGGCGAGCTCGGCGGCCACGCGGTCGGCAACCTGCTGATCGTCGCGCTCTGGGAGAAGCTCGGCGACCCGGTCGAGGCGCTGAACTGGGTCGGCCGGCTGCTGAACGTCCAGGGCCGGGTGCTGCCGATGTCCGCCGTCCCGCTGGACATCGAGGCCCAGGTCCGCGGCCACGACCCGCTGCGCCCCGGCGAGACCACCGCGGTGCGCGGCCAGGCCGCGGTCGCCGTCACCCCCGGCACCGTGCAGTCGATCCGGTTGCTCCCGGACGAGCCGCCCGCCGTCCCGGAGGCCGTGCAGGCCGTCCTGGAGGCCGACTGGGTGGTGCTCGGCCCCGGCTCCTGGTTCACCAGCGTGCTGCCGCACCTGCTCGTCCCCGAGCTCGCCAAGGCCCTCACCGAGACCCGGGCCCGCCGGCTGCTCACCCTCAACCTGGCCCCGCAGCCCGGCGAGACCGAGGGCTTCACCCCGCAGCGCCACCTGGAGGTGATCGCCGACCACGCCCCCGGCCTGGCCGTGGATGCGATCCTGGTGGACGAGCGGGCGGTCAGCGGCGGCGCCTTCGGGATCGCCGACCTGGCCGGCCTGGAACAGGCCGCCGCCCGGATGGGCGCCGCCCTGGTGCTCGACTCGGTGGCCCGCGACGACGGCACCCCGCGACACGACGCGGAGCTCTTGGCCGCAGCGTACGACCGGATTTTCCGGACTCATGGAAGGATCGGCCCATGGCGATGA
- a CDS encoding phosphoglycerate kinase, with protein MKTIEDLEVSGKRVFVRADLNVPLSGDTITDDGRIRAVAPTIAKLVERGARVVVASHLGRPKGEPDPKFSLAPVAVRLGEILGRPVAFATDTVGDSAKATVAALGDGEVTLLENLRFNAGETSKDDAERGAFADALATLADLYVGDGFGAVHRKHASVYDLPARLPHAVGDLIATEVGVLKRLTEDVARPYVVVLGGSKVSDKVGVIENLLGKADRILIGGGMMYTFIAAQGHGVGASLLQEDQIPVVQDYLKRGAEQGVEFVIPLDTAVSSSFPDVKGGAPVEDYAVVDVDAIPDGALGLDIGPKTAQLFAEKIADAKTVFWNGPMGVFEHPAFADGTRAVAQALLDSDAFTVVGGGDSAAAVRTLGFDEAKFGHISTGGGASLEYLEGKTLPGLAALED; from the coding sequence GTGAAGACGATCGAAGACCTGGAGGTCTCCGGCAAGCGGGTGTTCGTCCGCGCCGACCTCAACGTGCCGCTGTCCGGCGACACCATCACCGACGACGGCCGGATCCGGGCCGTCGCGCCGACCATCGCCAAGCTCGTCGAGCGCGGCGCGCGCGTGGTGGTCGCCTCGCACCTGGGCCGTCCCAAGGGCGAGCCGGACCCGAAGTTCTCCCTCGCGCCGGTGGCCGTCCGCCTCGGCGAGATCCTCGGCCGACCGGTGGCGTTCGCCACCGACACCGTCGGGGACAGCGCGAAGGCCACCGTCGCCGCCCTCGGCGACGGCGAGGTCACGCTGCTGGAGAACCTGCGCTTCAACGCCGGCGAGACGTCCAAGGACGACGCCGAGCGCGGCGCGTTCGCCGACGCCCTGGCCACCCTGGCGGACCTGTACGTCGGCGACGGCTTCGGCGCGGTGCACCGCAAGCACGCCTCCGTCTACGACCTCCCGGCCCGGCTGCCGCACGCGGTCGGCGACCTGATCGCCACCGAGGTGGGCGTCCTCAAGCGCCTCACCGAGGACGTGGCCCGCCCGTACGTGGTGGTGCTCGGCGGCTCGAAGGTCTCCGACAAGGTCGGCGTGATCGAGAACCTGCTCGGCAAGGCCGACCGGATCCTGATCGGCGGCGGCATGATGTACACCTTCATCGCGGCCCAGGGCCACGGCGTGGGCGCCTCGCTGCTCCAGGAGGACCAGATCCCGGTCGTCCAGGACTACCTGAAGCGCGGCGCCGAGCAGGGCGTCGAGTTCGTGATCCCGCTGGACACCGCGGTGTCCTCGTCGTTCCCGGACGTCAAGGGCGGCGCCCCGGTCGAGGACTACGCGGTCGTCGACGTGGACGCGATCCCGGACGGCGCGCTCGGCCTGGACATCGGCCCGAAGACCGCGCAGCTGTTCGCGGAGAAGATCGCCGACGCGAAGACGGTGTTCTGGAACGGCCCGATGGGCGTCTTCGAGCACCCGGCGTTCGCCGACGGCACCCGGGCGGTCGCCCAGGCGCTGCTCGACTCCGACGCGTTCACCGTGGTCGGCGGCGGCGACTCGGCGGCGGCGGTCCGCACCCTGGGGTTCGACGAGGCGAAGTTCGGACACATCTCGACCGGCGGTGGCGCGAGCCTCGAGTACCTGGAGGGCAAGACGCTCCCCGGTCTCGCCGCCCTGGAGGACTGA
- the gap gene encoding type I glyceraldehyde-3-phosphate dehydrogenase, whose translation MTIRVGINGFGRIGRNFFRAVKSQGADIEIVGVNDLTDTKTLAHLLKYDTTLGTFPGEVSHTEDSITVDGHTFKVTAERDPANLPWAALGADIVVESTGIFTKADAAKKHITAGAKKVIISAPASDEDITIVLGVNEDKYDAAAHDIISNASCTTNCVAPMAKVLHENFGIVKGLMTTVHAFTNDQVTLDFPHKDLRRARAASQNIIPTSTGAAKATALVLPELKGKLDGTSLRVPVPTGSITDLVVTLEREVTKDEVNAAFQKAAQEGPLKGYLAYTEDPIVSSDIVNDPHSCIFDSQLTMVQGNQVKVLGWYDNEFGYSNRLVNLVSLVGDQL comes from the coding sequence GTGACGATCCGGGTAGGCATCAACGGGTTCGGCCGCATCGGCCGCAACTTCTTCCGTGCGGTCAAGTCCCAGGGCGCTGACATCGAGATCGTCGGTGTCAACGACCTGACCGACACCAAGACGCTGGCTCACCTGCTCAAGTACGACACCACTCTCGGTACCTTCCCCGGCGAGGTCTCGCACACCGAGGACAGCATCACCGTCGACGGTCACACCTTCAAGGTCACCGCCGAGCGCGACCCCGCCAACCTTCCCTGGGCTGCCCTGGGCGCCGACATCGTCGTCGAGTCCACCGGCATCTTCACCAAGGCCGATGCTGCGAAGAAGCACATCACCGCCGGTGCCAAGAAGGTCATCATCTCGGCGCCCGCCAGCGACGAGGACATCACCATCGTCCTGGGCGTCAACGAGGACAAGTACGACGCGGCGGCGCACGACATCATCTCGAACGCCTCCTGCACCACCAACTGCGTGGCGCCGATGGCGAAGGTCCTGCACGAGAACTTCGGCATCGTCAAGGGCCTGATGACGACCGTGCACGCCTTCACCAACGACCAGGTCACCCTGGACTTCCCGCACAAGGACCTGCGTCGCGCCCGCGCCGCCTCGCAGAACATCATCCCGACCTCGACCGGTGCCGCCAAGGCCACCGCCCTGGTCCTCCCGGAGCTCAAGGGCAAGCTGGACGGCACCTCGCTGCGCGTCCCGGTCCCGACCGGCTCCATCACCGACCTGGTGGTCACCCTCGAGCGCGAGGTCACCAAGGACGAGGTCAACGCGGCCTTCCAGAAGGCCGCCCAGGAGGGTCCGCTCAAGGGCTACCTGGCGTACACCGAGGACCCGATCGTCTCCTCGGACATCGTGAACGACCCGCACTCCTGCATCTTCGACTCGCAGCTGACGATGGTCCAGGGCAACCAGGTCAAGGTGCTCGGCTGGTACGACAACGAGTTCGGCTACTCCAACCGCCTCGTCAACCTGGTCTCCCTCGTCGGCGACCAGCTCTGA